One Ricinus communis isolate WT05 ecotype wild-type chromosome 2, ASM1957865v1, whole genome shotgun sequence DNA segment encodes these proteins:
- the LOC8278858 gene encoding uncharacterized protein LOC8278858 isoform X2 codes for MEIEGHAIRALGSLFKLTEVYIWEDGSTETREICLFPESTSDYDDTSSNITDLTRDFSEVPEGLELTKQMDALGLPVSFQSNKKTRNNRMNKSRRNGKLSCRYKEAKDEALEFMKENELVTLSDVASNDEIIKGLSSSYLDAPPSPVCQLKDVSVDHGEKKLGGSLESECLSDSSATHNHKQVRRLHSEESTQQAGGTEIIELSQNSEVLECNRIETHGYNDNLRDWRVYWDNYYMRNYFYNIQTGTSTWDPPAGMEHLAFDSVTDVSNGAIVEVTENNDAPSTSSNSLNYFKRLEEHPNDDGLIHWPSDKVSVKMIVTANSNLPEMIVPENDSFELQDELQRISTSCDDEITSCLAFEAQENSSGFTSMITNQVLENDKMQMESCDPATDKLYTQPESGMTKQKRKARKTLAHKKSSNSEDLQCEEIFEHFSANIDKYWHQRYLLFSRFDNGIRMDEEGWFSVTPEPIARHQAIRCASDAIIDCFTGVGGNAIQFAQRCKHVIAIDVDPKKIDYAYHNASIYGVADQIDFITGDFFNLAPKLKADTVFLSPPWGGPDYAKVKTYNIITMLRPQDGYTLFNTAKKIARKVVMFLPRNTDFNQLAELTLSSDHPWSLEVEKNYLNGKLKAITAYFSDTIVEGTDPL; via the exons ATGGAAATTGAAGGTCATGCAATTAGAGCTCTTGGTTCTCTCTTCAAGCTCACTGAGGTCTACATATG GGAAGACGGCTCAACAGAGACGCGAGAAATTTGCTTGTTTCCTGAGTCCACAAGT GATTATGATGATACCAGCTCAAACATCACTGATTTAACCAGAG ACTTTAGTGAAGTTCCAGAGGGTTTAGAATTAACCAAGCAGATGGATGCCTTAGGGCTTCCCGTTTCCTTCCAGTCCAATAAGAAG ACGAGGAATAATAGAATGAATAAAAGCAGGAGGAATGGGAAGCTTTCTTGTCGATATAAAGAAGCTAAGGATGAAGCTCTAGAATTTATGAAA GAAAATGAGCTTGTAACACTCAGCGATGTTGCATCAAACGATGAAATTATAAAAGGACTTAGTTCAAGCTATTTAGATGCTCCTCCTTCACCAGTTTGCCAGCTGAAGGATGTGAGTGTTGACCATGGTGAGAAAAAACTTGGTGGAAGCTTGGAGTCCGAGTGCCTAAGTGATTCCTCTGCTACTCACAATCATAAACAAGTTAGAAGGCTTCACAGTGAGGAGAGTACTCAGCAGGCAGGAGGTACtgaaattattgaattgtCTCAGAACTCAGAAGTGCTCGAATGCAACAGAATAGAAACTCATGGCTACAATGATAACCTCAGAGATTGGAGGGTGTACTGGGACAATTACTACATGAGAAATTACTTTTATAACATCCAAACTGGTACTTCTACATGGGATCCACCTGCTGGTATGGAACACCTAGCATTTGATAGTGTCACTGATGTATCAAATGGAGCAATTGTGGAAGTGACTGAAAATAATGATGCCCCTTCCACTTCTAGCAATTCACTAAATTATTTCAAGCGTTTGGAGGAACATCCAAATGATGATGGATTGATACATTGGCCATCAGATAAGGTTTCAGTGAAAATGATTGTCACTGCCAACAGCAATTTGCCTGAAATGATTGTACCTGAAAATGATAGTTTTGAGCTTCAAGATGAACTTCAGAGGATCAGTACAAGTTGCGACGATGAAATCACATCATGCTTAGCATTTGAGGCACAAGAGAATTCCAGTGG CTTCACCAGTATGATAACTAACCAAGTTCTTGAGAATGATAAGATGCAAATGGAAAGTTGTGATCCTGCAACAGATAAGTTATATACCCAGCCGGAATCTGGCATGACAAAACAGAAAAGGAAAGCAAGAAAAACGCTTGCTCATAAGAAATCCTCAAATAGTGAAG ATCTTCAATGTGAAGAAATTTTTGAACACTTCTCtgccaatattgacaaatattggCATCAAAGGTATCTTCTGTTCTCCAGATTCGATAATGGTATAAGAATGGACGAGGAAGGATGGTTTTCTGTAACTCCAGAACCCATCGCTAGGCATCAAGCAATACGTTGTGCTAGTGACGCCATAATTGACTGTTTCACTGGAGTTGGTGGCAATGCAATCCAATTTGCACAGAG GTGCAAACATGTTATTGCAATTGATGTTGATCCAAAGAAGATTGATTATGCATATCATAATGCTTCCATATATGGGGTAGCTGACCAAATAGATTTTATAACTGGCGACTTCTTCAACTTGGCACCAAAGCTGAAG GCAGACACTGTCTTCCTGTCACCTCCTTGGGGAGGACCTGATTATGCTAAAGTGAAAACTTACAACATTATAACAATGCTAAGGCCACAAGATGG ATATACTCTCTTTAACACTGCCAAGAAAATTGCTCGCAAAGTTGTCATGTTTCTACCTAGAAATACTGATTTCAATCAATTGGCAGAGTTGACTTTATCATCTGACCATCCATGGTCGCTTGAG GTTGAGAAAAACTATTTGAATGGCAAGTTGAAGGCAATAACTGCTTACTTCAGTGACACAATAGTTGAGGGCACTGATCCGCTGTAA
- the LOC8278858 gene encoding trimethylguanosine synthase isoform X1 — MEIEGHAIRALGSLFKLTEVYIWEDGSTETREICLFPESTSDYDDTSSNITDLTRDFSEVPEGLELTKQMDALGLPVSFQSNKKTRNNRMNKSRRNGKLSCRYKEAKDEALEFMKVSEVEIVSPTAFLDNTSNSLSCMSMLGQSESYYYDVAVDISDSRSPADEEATSSTKIIYSAVFDGTSYDLSKNEQENELVTLSDVASNDEIIKGLSSSYLDAPPSPVCQLKDVSVDHGEKKLGGSLESECLSDSSATHNHKQVRRLHSEESTQQAGGTEIIELSQNSEVLECNRIETHGYNDNLRDWRVYWDNYYMRNYFYNIQTGTSTWDPPAGMEHLAFDSVTDVSNGAIVEVTENNDAPSTSSNSLNYFKRLEEHPNDDGLIHWPSDKVSVKMIVTANSNLPEMIVPENDSFELQDELQRISTSCDDEITSCLAFEAQENSSGFTSMITNQVLENDKMQMESCDPATDKLYTQPESGMTKQKRKARKTLAHKKSSNSEDLQCEEIFEHFSANIDKYWHQRYLLFSRFDNGIRMDEEGWFSVTPEPIARHQAIRCASDAIIDCFTGVGGNAIQFAQRCKHVIAIDVDPKKIDYAYHNASIYGVADQIDFITGDFFNLAPKLKADTVFLSPPWGGPDYAKVKTYNIITMLRPQDGYTLFNTAKKIARKVVMFLPRNTDFNQLAELTLSSDHPWSLEVEKNYLNGKLKAITAYFSDTIVEGTDPL; from the exons ATGGAAATTGAAGGTCATGCAATTAGAGCTCTTGGTTCTCTCTTCAAGCTCACTGAGGTCTACATATG GGAAGACGGCTCAACAGAGACGCGAGAAATTTGCTTGTTTCCTGAGTCCACAAGT GATTATGATGATACCAGCTCAAACATCACTGATTTAACCAGAG ACTTTAGTGAAGTTCCAGAGGGTTTAGAATTAACCAAGCAGATGGATGCCTTAGGGCTTCCCGTTTCCTTCCAGTCCAATAAGAAG ACGAGGAATAATAGAATGAATAAAAGCAGGAGGAATGGGAAGCTTTCTTGTCGATATAAAGAAGCTAAGGATGAAGCTCTAGAATTTATGAAAGTGAGTGAGGTGGAGATTGTATCTCCTACTGCTTTCCTTGATAACACAAGCAATTCTTTATCTTGCATGTCAATGCTGGGCCAAAGTGAATCATATTATTATGATGTTGCAGTTGATATCAGCGATTCCCGAAGTCCTGCTGATGAAGAAGCTACAAGTTCAACTAAGATTATATATAGTGCTGTCTTTGATGGGACTTCTTATGATCTGTCTAAAAATGAACAGGAAAATGAGCTTGTAACACTCAGCGATGTTGCATCAAACGATGAAATTATAAAAGGACTTAGTTCAAGCTATTTAGATGCTCCTCCTTCACCAGTTTGCCAGCTGAAGGATGTGAGTGTTGACCATGGTGAGAAAAAACTTGGTGGAAGCTTGGAGTCCGAGTGCCTAAGTGATTCCTCTGCTACTCACAATCATAAACAAGTTAGAAGGCTTCACAGTGAGGAGAGTACTCAGCAGGCAGGAGGTACtgaaattattgaattgtCTCAGAACTCAGAAGTGCTCGAATGCAACAGAATAGAAACTCATGGCTACAATGATAACCTCAGAGATTGGAGGGTGTACTGGGACAATTACTACATGAGAAATTACTTTTATAACATCCAAACTGGTACTTCTACATGGGATCCACCTGCTGGTATGGAACACCTAGCATTTGATAGTGTCACTGATGTATCAAATGGAGCAATTGTGGAAGTGACTGAAAATAATGATGCCCCTTCCACTTCTAGCAATTCACTAAATTATTTCAAGCGTTTGGAGGAACATCCAAATGATGATGGATTGATACATTGGCCATCAGATAAGGTTTCAGTGAAAATGATTGTCACTGCCAACAGCAATTTGCCTGAAATGATTGTACCTGAAAATGATAGTTTTGAGCTTCAAGATGAACTTCAGAGGATCAGTACAAGTTGCGACGATGAAATCACATCATGCTTAGCATTTGAGGCACAAGAGAATTCCAGTGG CTTCACCAGTATGATAACTAACCAAGTTCTTGAGAATGATAAGATGCAAATGGAAAGTTGTGATCCTGCAACAGATAAGTTATATACCCAGCCGGAATCTGGCATGACAAAACAGAAAAGGAAAGCAAGAAAAACGCTTGCTCATAAGAAATCCTCAAATAGTGAAG ATCTTCAATGTGAAGAAATTTTTGAACACTTCTCtgccaatattgacaaatattggCATCAAAGGTATCTTCTGTTCTCCAGATTCGATAATGGTATAAGAATGGACGAGGAAGGATGGTTTTCTGTAACTCCAGAACCCATCGCTAGGCATCAAGCAATACGTTGTGCTAGTGACGCCATAATTGACTGTTTCACTGGAGTTGGTGGCAATGCAATCCAATTTGCACAGAG GTGCAAACATGTTATTGCAATTGATGTTGATCCAAAGAAGATTGATTATGCATATCATAATGCTTCCATATATGGGGTAGCTGACCAAATAGATTTTATAACTGGCGACTTCTTCAACTTGGCACCAAAGCTGAAG GCAGACACTGTCTTCCTGTCACCTCCTTGGGGAGGACCTGATTATGCTAAAGTGAAAACTTACAACATTATAACAATGCTAAGGCCACAAGATGG ATATACTCTCTTTAACACTGCCAAGAAAATTGCTCGCAAAGTTGTCATGTTTCTACCTAGAAATACTGATTTCAATCAATTGGCAGAGTTGACTTTATCATCTGACCATCCATGGTCGCTTGAG GTTGAGAAAAACTATTTGAATGGCAAGTTGAAGGCAATAACTGCTTACTTCAGTGACACAATAGTTGAGGGCACTGATCCGCTGTAA
- the LOC8278857 gene encoding uncharacterized protein LOC8278857, with protein MAELVYQERSSSRSGYRARDASPDSVIFTLESNFSLFSSASASVDRCSFASDAHDRDSLASEISLHLAGHEVGSGVGGGNELRETLSGPDRDPDPNKLVIHSSNTKQQHAHAHSRLFKKVEKVKVQKEDSSKAAIELLEEDSSNLIDSARNSFSLALKECQERRSRSEAVTKKADRRRPASLDLNNVIAASSPRLSGMKKSTTSSRKSGTFPSPGTPNYRHASVGMQKGWSSERVPLHNLSNNRRQQANANASLLLPNGRTLPSKWEDAERWIFSPVSGDGGMRTSINQVPQRRPKSKSGPLGPPGIAYYSLYSPAMPVFDGGNMGNFMSASSPFSAGVIAADGLGMRSNGNGVAFPVRTEPCMARSVSVHGCSEVLPQSSSASQDEKLDGVKDAATDLSSVSRRDMATQMSPEGSNHSSPSMRTSFSASTPSILPIVEVQSVHTSKSQVRDVQVDERVTVTRWSKKHRSRNQGKNSEIVDDWRKKSVDARSSPWDVSEAAKCISKAKREEAKITAWENLQKAKAEAAIRKLEMKLERKRSSSMDKIMNKLRSAQKRAQEMRSSVLTNQANQVSRTSHKAISFRRTRQMGSLSGCFTCHAF; from the exons ATGGCGGAGCTAGTGTACCAAGAACGGAGCTCATCGCGATCGGGTTATAGAGCTCGAGATGCAAGCCCTGACTCTGTGATTTTCACTCTTGAGTCTAACTTCAGTCTCTTCTCTTCCGCTTCTGCTAGCGTCGATCGTTGCTCTTTTGCTTCTGATGCTCATGATCGGGACTCTCTTGCCTCTGAAATTTCGCTC CATTTGGCAGGACATGAAGTTGGTTCTGGTGTTGGCGGAGGAAATGAACTCCGCGAAACTTTGAGTGGTCCAGATCGAGATCCAGATCCAAACAAACTCGTTATACACAGTAGCAACACAAAGCAACAGCACGCTCACGCTCACTCTCGTCTCTTCAAAAAAGTCGAAAAAGTGAAAG TTCAAAAAGAAGACAGCAGCAAAGCTGCCATAGAACTATTAGAAGAGGATAGCAGCAATCTCATAGATTCAGCAAGAAACTCTTTTTCTCTTGCTCTTAAAG AGTGTCAGGAACGGAGATCTAGATCTGAAGCGGTTACTAAGAAGGCAGATAGGCGAAGACCTGCGTCGTTGGATttgaacaatgttattgcagCATCATCGCCGCGATTAAGTGGTATGAAAAAGAGTACAACATCGTCTAGAAAGTCGGGTACATTTCCTAGCCCTGGGACTCCAAATTATCGCCACGCCAGTGTTGGAATGCAGAAAGGTTGGAGTTCAGAGCGAGTGCCGTTGCATAATCTTAGTAATAATAGGCGACAGCAAGCAAATGCTAATGCATCTCTATTGTTGCCCAACGGAAGGACTTTGCCGTCAAAATGGGAGGATGCTGAGAGATGGATATTTAGTCCTGTTTCTGGAGATGGTGGAATGAGAACATCGATTAATCAAGTTCCTCAACGGAGGCCCAAGTCTAAGAGTGGACCTCTTGGTCCTCCTGGGATTGCCTATTATTCCTTGTATTCTCCTGCTATGCCTGTGTTTGATGGGGGCAATATGGGAAATTTTATGTCTGCTTCTTCTCCATTTTCCGCCGGTGTTATTGCTGCTGATGGATTGGGTATGCGCTCCAATGGTAATGGTGTTGCCTTTCCTGTACGGACTGAACCTTGTATGGCCCGTTCTGTTAGTGTGCATGGTTGCTCTGAGGTGCTGCCCCAGTCCTCCTCGGCTTCCCAAG ATGAGAAGCTTGATGGTGTTAAGGATGCAGCTACTGATTTATCTTCTGTTTCAAGAAGGGACATGGCAACGCAAATGAGTCCTGAGGGTAGTAACCATTCATCTCCAAGCATGAGGACTTCCTTCTCTGCATCCACTCCTTCCATCTTACCTATCGTGGAAGTGCAGAGTGTTCATACCTCTAAGTCACAGGTAAGGGATGTGCAGGTGGATGAGAGGGTAACTGTCACCAGATGGTCTAAGAAACATAGGTCCCGCAACCAGGGCAAGAATTCAGAAATTGTTGATGACTGGAGAAAGAAATCTGTTGATGCCAGATCTTCACCTTGGGATGTTTCAGAGGCTGCAAAGTGCATTTCTAA GGCCAAAAGAGAGGAAGCAAAAATAACTGCGTGGGAGAATCTGCAGAAGGCAAAGGCTGAAGCAGCGATAAGGAAACTTGAG ATGAAACTTGAAAGGAAGAGATCATCATCAATGgataaaattatgaacaaGCTGAGATCAGCTCAGAAGAGAGCCCAAGAAATGAGGAGCTCAGTTTTAACCAACCAGGCAAACCAAGTGTCCAGGACTTCACACAAGGCTATATCATTCCGCAGAACTCGTCAGATGGGTTCCTTGAGTGGTTGCTTCACGTGCCATGCTTTCTAG
- the LOC8278856 gene encoding uncharacterized LOC8278856, whose amino-acid sequence MACSYDGDNFCYNKLLLDPKEASFFDLIYLLFSSDIKSRRFVECPEEQELIDFSNRWLIFISVLAQKIFVYIRDPLAEIGHAIETWLNLVSNNGGVFLLFFKFLKGNEVRTDRSSPSFRSLIGNLDQRVEMDKSIQPGNRKYNSALALMAAKLSYENQAFVRSIVTDHWNMEFLGFYNFWNEHQKLPSTQAFMLHDKKTDPNLIVVAFRGTDPFDANAWLIDVDLSWYELQGIGKIHRGFMQALGLQKDGWPNEIAPSSDDHLYAYYELRRVLKDILNKNGNAKFIVTGHSLGGALAILFVGVLAMHKEAWLLDRMEGVYTFGQPRVGDRQFGRFMEDKLKEYDVRYLRYVYCNDLVPRLPYDDSALLYKHFGPCLYYNSFYHGKVLREEPNKNYFNLLWVIPKNLNACWELIRSFIIPFVGGREYREGWFMKVFRLVGLLIPGLSAHSPQDYNNATRLGSLPQQDLHQD is encoded by the exons ATGGCCTGCAGCTATGATGGTGATAACTTCTGTTACAATAAGTTGTTGCTTGATCCCAAGGAAGCAAGCTTTTTTGATCTCATATACCTTCTATTTTCTTCTGATATAAAGAGTAGAAGATTTGTTGAGTGCCCAGAAGAGCAAGAGCTAATAGATTTTAGCAACCGATGGCTCATTTTCATCTCCGTTCTTGCACAGAAAATCTTCGTGTATATAAGGGATCCTTTGGCTGAAATAGGGCATGCAATAGAAACGTGGTTAAATCTTGTCTCGAACAACGGCGGGGTTTTCTTGCTATTCTTCAAGTTCTTGAAAG GAAACGAGGTGAGGACGGATAGATCATCACCAAGTTTCAGATCGCTAATTGGGAATCTTGATCAAAGAGTAGAAATGGACAAGAGTATACAACCTGGCAACAGAAAGTACAACTCAGCATTGGCTTTGATGGCTGCTAAATTGTCGTATGAGAATCAAGCCTTTGTCAGATCCATAGTCACAGATCACTGGAAT ATGGAATTCTTGGGGTTTTACAACTTCTGGAATG AGCACCAGAAACTGCCCTCAACACAAGCTTTTATGCTCCACGACAAAAAAACTGACCCTAACCTTATAGTGGTAGCATTTAGAGGCACCGATCCGTTTGATGCAAATGCATGGTTGATTGATGTTGATCTCTCCTGGTATGAGCTTCAGGGCATTGGCAAAATCCACCGCGGCTTTATGCAAGCACTGGGGCTACAGAAAGATGGCTGGCCTAATGAAATTGCACCATCTAGTGATGATCATTTATATGCATACTATGAACTCAGAAGAGTGCTTAAGGATATACTAAACAAGAATGGCAACGCTAAGTTTATAGTGACAGGCCATAGCTTAGGTGGGGCATTGGCTATATTGTTTGTGGGTGTTTTAGCTATGCATAAGGAGGCTTGGTTACTTGATAGAATGGAAGGTGTTTATACTTTTGGGCAGCCAAGAGTTGGGGACAGGCAATTTGGAAGGTTTATGGAAGACAAGTTGAAAGAATATGATGTGAGGTATTTGAGGTATGTTTACTGCAATGATTTGGTGCCTAGATTGCCTTATGATGATTCAGCTCTATTGTATAAGCACTTTGGCCCTTGCCTCTACTACAATAGCTTCTATCATGGGAAG GTTTTGCGGGAAGAGCCAAACAAGAATTACTTCAATTTGTTATGGGTTATACCCAAGAACTTAAATGCTTGTTGGGAGCTGATTAGGAGCTTTATCATCCCTTTCGTGGGAGGTCGGGAGTACAGAGAAGGCTGGTTTATGAAAGTGTTTAGATTAGTAGGATTGTTAATTCCAGGATTATCAGCTCATTCTCCTCAAGATTATAACAATGCTACCAGATTGGGATCCCTGCCTCAACAAGACCTTCACCAAGATTAG